A window of Choristoneura fumiferana chromosome 8, NRCan_CFum_1, whole genome shotgun sequence contains these coding sequences:
- the LOC141430716 gene encoding protein unc-13 homolog 4B-like isoform X2, protein MEGAELLHQDCSSMERVMRYLEANLDTLYQHLNNDNFSRTLDIVWEQLGEVLYELIQANLEHRKVKITRYINPRRLNKSAAANLDAKRRPPSFFSNLHECLKIMVRSFRQDNKDIYSSETLKRVEYLLKLHGMETRELIHQYHLERWQEQQAITEPKMGILTVRAQFYEDNLKLEILNARNLVATDSNGLCDSYVRVAFLPEDAFANVLKPKTQTHSKNLFPLYDEMFQIPLTSEQRRTPDGLIQFIIKDKDMFSMNNAFVGEAYLSFSDVPETPAPISSLPQQHLFLMRPSSIDGDAIKALESRQGDKQAREFLKKLRQKMPSKQFFSLS, encoded by the exons ATGGAAGGCGCGGAGCTTCTTCACCAAGATTGTTCGAGCATGGAGCGCGTTATGCGCTATTTAGAAGCTAACCTAGACACATTGTACCAACATTTAAACAACGACAACTTTTCTAGAACACTGGACATTGTATGGGAACAGCTTGGCGAAGTTTTGTATGAGCTAATACAGGCCAATTTAGAG caccGAAAGGTAAAGATAACTCGGTATATCAACCCAAGGCGCCTGAACAAATCGGCAGCTGCCAATTTAGATGCG AAACGTCGTCCTCCGTCTTTCTTTTCAAATCTTCACGAGTGCCTGAAAATAATGGTACGATCCTTCCGCCAAGACAACAAAGACATTTACTCGTCTGAGACTTTAAAAAGGGTCGAATACTTATTAAAACTACACGGCATGGAAACCAGGGAACTTATACATCAGTATCACTTAGAAAGATGGCAGGAGCAACAAGCTATCACAGAGCCTAAGATGGGTATATTGACCGTGAGAGCTCAATTCTATGAGGACAATTTGAAACTGGAGATTCTGAATGCCAGGAACTTGGTGGCTACGGATTCTAATG GACTCTGCGACTCGTACGTGCGCGTTGCTTTTCTCCCCGAGGATGCGTTCGCGAACGTGCTCAAGCCtaaaacacagacacacagcaaAAACCTTTTCCCTCTGTACGACGAAATGTTCCAGAT CCCCTTGACCAGCGAGCAACGCCGGACGCCCGATGGACTGATCCAATTTATAATTAAGGATAAAGATATGTTCAGCATGAATAACGCGTTTGTAGGCGAAGCGTATCTAAGCTTCAGTGATGTTCCGGAGACACCGGCACCGATCAGTAGTCTGCCGCAGCAACATCTCTTTCTAATGAGGCCGAGTAGTATAG atgGAGATGCAATCAAGGCTTTAGAGTCGCGACAAGGCGACAAACAAGCACGGGAGTTCCTCAAAAAGCTGCGCCAAAAGATGCCCAGCAAACAATTCTTCTCCTTAAGTTGA
- the LOC141430716 gene encoding protein unc-13 homolog 4B-like isoform X3, producing the protein MEGAELLHQDCSSMERVMRYLEANLDTLYQHLNNDNFSRTLDIVWEQLGEVLYELIQANLEKRRPPSFFSNLHECLKIMVRSFRQDNKDIYSSETLKRVEYLLKLHGMETRELIHQYHLERWQEQQAITEPKMGILTVRAQFYEDNLKLEILNARNLVATDSNGLCDSYVRVAFLPEDAFANVLKPKTQTHSKNLFPLYDEMFQIPLTSEQRRTPDGLIQFIIKDKDMFSMNNAFVGEAYLSFSDVPETPAPISSLPQQHLFLMRPSSIDGDAIKALESRQGDKQAREFLKKLRQKMPSKQFFSLS; encoded by the exons ATGGAAGGCGCGGAGCTTCTTCACCAAGATTGTTCGAGCATGGAGCGCGTTATGCGCTATTTAGAAGCTAACCTAGACACATTGTACCAACATTTAAACAACGACAACTTTTCTAGAACACTGGACATTGTATGGGAACAGCTTGGCGAAGTTTTGTATGAGCTAATACAGGCCAATTTAGAG AAACGTCGTCCTCCGTCTTTCTTTTCAAATCTTCACGAGTGCCTGAAAATAATGGTACGATCCTTCCGCCAAGACAACAAAGACATTTACTCGTCTGAGACTTTAAAAAGGGTCGAATACTTATTAAAACTACACGGCATGGAAACCAGGGAACTTATACATCAGTATCACTTAGAAAGATGGCAGGAGCAACAAGCTATCACAGAGCCTAAGATGGGTATATTGACCGTGAGAGCTCAATTCTATGAGGACAATTTGAAACTGGAGATTCTGAATGCCAGGAACTTGGTGGCTACGGATTCTAATG GACTCTGCGACTCGTACGTGCGCGTTGCTTTTCTCCCCGAGGATGCGTTCGCGAACGTGCTCAAGCCtaaaacacagacacacagcaaAAACCTTTTCCCTCTGTACGACGAAATGTTCCAGAT CCCCTTGACCAGCGAGCAACGCCGGACGCCCGATGGACTGATCCAATTTATAATTAAGGATAAAGATATGTTCAGCATGAATAACGCGTTTGTAGGCGAAGCGTATCTAAGCTTCAGTGATGTTCCGGAGACACCGGCACCGATCAGTAGTCTGCCGCAGCAACATCTCTTTCTAATGAGGCCGAGTAGTATAG atgGAGATGCAATCAAGGCTTTAGAGTCGCGACAAGGCGACAAACAAGCACGGGAGTTCCTCAAAAAGCTGCGCCAAAAGATGCCCAGCAAACAATTCTTCTCCTTAAGTTGA
- the LOC141430716 gene encoding protein unc-13 homolog 4B-like isoform X1, producing MEGAELLHQDCSSMERVMRYLEANLDTLYQHLNNDNFSRTLDIVWEQLGEVLYELIQANLEKEKIATRIRLIRRRYFEKNKISPHTNFTLLRHRKVKITRYINPRRLNKSAAANLDAKRRPPSFFSNLHECLKIMVRSFRQDNKDIYSSETLKRVEYLLKLHGMETRELIHQYHLERWQEQQAITEPKMGILTVRAQFYEDNLKLEILNARNLVATDSNGLCDSYVRVAFLPEDAFANVLKPKTQTHSKNLFPLYDEMFQIPLTSEQRRTPDGLIQFIIKDKDMFSMNNAFVGEAYLSFSDVPETPAPISSLPQQHLFLMRPSSIDGDAIKALESRQGDKQAREFLKKLRQKMPSKQFFSLS from the exons ATGGAAGGCGCGGAGCTTCTTCACCAAGATTGTTCGAGCATGGAGCGCGTTATGCGCTATTTAGAAGCTAACCTAGACACATTGTACCAACATTTAAACAACGACAACTTTTCTAGAACACTGGACATTGTATGGGAACAGCTTGGCGAAGTTTTGTATGAGCTAATACAGGCCAATTTAGAG aaAGAGAAAATCGCCACCCGTATCCGCTTGATTAGGCGTAGGTATTTCGAGAAAAACAAAATCTCCCCCCATACCAACTTCACCCTGCTCCGG caccGAAAGGTAAAGATAACTCGGTATATCAACCCAAGGCGCCTGAACAAATCGGCAGCTGCCAATTTAGATGCG AAACGTCGTCCTCCGTCTTTCTTTTCAAATCTTCACGAGTGCCTGAAAATAATGGTACGATCCTTCCGCCAAGACAACAAAGACATTTACTCGTCTGAGACTTTAAAAAGGGTCGAATACTTATTAAAACTACACGGCATGGAAACCAGGGAACTTATACATCAGTATCACTTAGAAAGATGGCAGGAGCAACAAGCTATCACAGAGCCTAAGATGGGTATATTGACCGTGAGAGCTCAATTCTATGAGGACAATTTGAAACTGGAGATTCTGAATGCCAGGAACTTGGTGGCTACGGATTCTAATG GACTCTGCGACTCGTACGTGCGCGTTGCTTTTCTCCCCGAGGATGCGTTCGCGAACGTGCTCAAGCCtaaaacacagacacacagcaaAAACCTTTTCCCTCTGTACGACGAAATGTTCCAGAT CCCCTTGACCAGCGAGCAACGCCGGACGCCCGATGGACTGATCCAATTTATAATTAAGGATAAAGATATGTTCAGCATGAATAACGCGTTTGTAGGCGAAGCGTATCTAAGCTTCAGTGATGTTCCGGAGACACCGGCACCGATCAGTAGTCTGCCGCAGCAACATCTCTTTCTAATGAGGCCGAGTAGTATAG atgGAGATGCAATCAAGGCTTTAGAGTCGCGACAAGGCGACAAACAAGCACGGGAGTTCCTCAAAAAGCTGCGCCAAAAGATGCCCAGCAAACAATTCTTCTCCTTAAGTTGA